CTCCCACACCTTCGGACTCGGCGTCTTTCGAGAAATCGAGCGCTACAAGGAACGGGTGAGCTGGCCCGCCCTCAGCCGGAACCGGCCGGGTTTCGCATCTCAGCTCGGGACTCTCGGGGAGCTCCAGGGGCTCAACAGCTCGCGCACGCTGGAAGTGACCCCCTATCTCGTCGCGAGGAGCGAAACGGAGGCGTTGGGGGCCAGTGACTTCGGACGGGCGCAAGCCTTCGACGTCGGAGCCGACCTGAAGGCGAGGATCAACGCCCCACTGTTCGAAAGTGAACACCCGTGTCCGAGACCGGTCATCTCCAGGACGCACCGTACGTCGAGAAGTCCGGGCAGCGATGGGGGTTTTCCCCGAGGGGTGAGGTCCACCGTTCGTGGCACGCTTCTTACACCGAGATTGATTTCGGAGGATACGCGCGGTTCGCGGTCCCTGGCCTCTCCTCGTAGGAGATTTGCGTGGCCCAATCCCCAAAGCCATCCCCCTCCACGGCCTTCGTCAGACGGGCGCTCTCGGGCGTCTCGATGGACCTTCGCCAGGCCCTCCGGATCCTTGTGCGAAGACCGGGATTCACCGCCGTGGCCGTCGCCACGCTTGGACTCGGCGTCGGCGTTTGTACGGCCGTCTTCAGCGTGCTCGACGGGGTGGTCTTCCGGCCGCTTCCGTACGAGGGGTCCGATCGGATCGTGCGGGTGTGGGAGACGTATCCGGAGTGGAGAGGCCGACCGATTCTCCAGGACAGCTGGGACCGGATCGCGCTCGCATGGACGGACTACGATGCCTGGCGAACTGGACAACGCACCTTCGAAACGGTGGCGGCCTACGATGCGGTAGAGATGGTCACCCTCGGAAGTGGTTCCCCCGAACGCCTCTCCGTGGGGCTCGCCTCCGTCTCTTTGTTTCCCCTCCTGGGAACGCGCCCGTCCGAGGGACGGTTGTTCCTGTCCGGGGAGGATGGTCCGGGCGCACCACAGGTGGCCATCGTCTCGAGCGGACTGACCGCGCGGTTGTGGGGTGCGTCAAACGAGGCGATCGGGCGGACGATCGGACTGGACGGAATTCCCTTCGTCGTGGTCGGAGTCCTGCCGCCGGAGATGCGCTTCGCCGCCGCGGCGTCGGATCCCCCCGACCTCTGGATTCCTTTGGGCTCGACTTCGACTCCTCTGAGTGAAGAAAACCACTTCCTGTCGGGGGTGGGGAAACTGCGGGACCCCGTCGAACTGGAGATGGCGCTCCAAGAGACCGAGGTCCTTCTTCGCCGGGGTCGCTCACCGGAGACGCTCGGTGCCCGGATCGTTCCCCTTTATGATGTCGTCGTCGGAGAAGCCCGGCCCCCGCTCCTCCTTCTCATGGGAGCGGCGGCGTTTTTGCTCCTCATGACATGCGCCAACGTCGCCGCACTTTTCGCCGGCGAATCCGGTTCCCGTGAACGAGAAGTCGCCACGAGAACCGCGCTCGGGGGAAGACGAGGGCGAATCCTGCGCCAGCTCCTCGTCGAGACGCTCGTCCTCTGCTCGCTGGCGGTGGCGTGCGGCGTCGTCATCGCGCAGGGGCTTACGACGGGGTTGGTACTGCTCGCCCCGCCCGAGTTGCCCCGACTGGATGAAGTCGTGGTAGACGGGCGCGTCCTCTTCTTCTCGGCCGGTGTAGGGGTGGCGATCGCCCTGGTGTTTGGGCTGTTGAGGTCGGCGGCTTTATCGCGAGTGCCCCCTCTGACGCTGCTCCAGCAAGGTGGGCGCCATTCGGTTCGGGGTCGGGGCCGCTCCCATGCGACGCTCGTGGGAGTCCAGCTCGCGCTCGCCACGCTCCTTCTCACGGCCGCGACACTGTTGGGTCGGAGCCTCTTGCAGGTCGCGGCTCTGGAGCCCGGTTTTTCGACGGATCGGCTGCTCACGGCCCTGATCGAGATTCCGGAGAGCCGTTACCCCGAGTCGTTCGAGGTCACCCAGTTCTTCGGACGTCTGCAATCGCGGCTCGAATCCGAGGCCACGGTCTCCGCGGTCGGAGGGATCTCGACGGTGCCCTTCTCGGGGCGGATGGAAACGACGTCTGTCCGTCCCGATGGCCTATCGCCCGATGAGCCGAGCCTGGAGGCCGAGCGGCGGGTGATCCTCCCCGGGACCCTCGAGGCGCTTGGGGTGCCCCTGGTCACCGGTCGCCTCGGTCCGGTGTCGTCCGATGTTCCGACGGTCGTCGTGAGCGAGGCCCTGGCCCGGCGGTTCTGGCCCGATGGATCCGCCCTCGACGGCGGCATCGCGCTCCGAGACCGGCGTTACTCGGTCGTGGGCGTCGTCGGAGACCTTCGGGATCGCGATCTCAGGGAGGTGTCTGAAGGGGCGTACTACGTACCCATAGACCTCGCGCGCGACGGACCGCCACGGCGGATGCACTTGGTTGTCCGCACGGTAGGGAACGCGGCGGACGGGGAAGCCCTCCTCAGGGCCGCGGTGGCCGAGCTCGATCCGGAACTCCCCGTGAGCGAGGTGTCCACCATGGACGGGTTGATCGGCCGGTCGCTCGCCTCGGAGCGGTACCGCACGATCATGATCAACGTTTTCTCGGCGGTGGCGCTCCTACTCGTCGCCGTGGGAATCTTCGGCGTGACACTGCGCTCGGCCGTGCACAGGCGCAGGGAGCTCGCGGTTCGGGCGGCGCTGGGCGCGACCCCGCGGGACCTCATGGTGCATTCGCTCGTGCCGA
This portion of the Gemmatimonadota bacterium genome encodes:
- a CDS encoding ADOP family duplicated permease, which encodes MAQSPKPSPSTAFVRRALSGVSMDLRQALRILVRRPGFTAVAVATLGLGVGVCTAVFSVLDGVVFRPLPYEGSDRIVRVWETYPEWRGRPILQDSWDRIALAWTDYDAWRTGQRTFETVAAYDAVEMVTLGSGSPERLSVGLASVSLFPLLGTRPSEGRLFLSGEDGPGAPQVAIVSSGLTARLWGASNEAIGRTIGLDGIPFVVVGVLPPEMRFAAAASDPPDLWIPLGSTSTPLSEENHFLSGVGKLRDPVELEMALQETEVLLRRGRSPETLGARIVPLYDVVVGEARPPLLLLMGAAAFLLLMTCANVAALFAGESGSREREVATRTALGGRRGRILRQLLVETLVLCSLAVACGVVIAQGLTTGLVLLAPPELPRLDEVVVDGRVLFFSAGVGVAIALVFGLLRSAALSRVPPLTLLQQGGRHSVRGRGRSHATLVGVQLALATLLLTAATLLGRSLLQVAALEPGFSTDRLLTALIEIPESRYPESFEVTQFFGRLQSRLESEATVSAVGGISTVPFSGRMETTSVRPDGLSPDEPSLEAERRVILPGTLEALGVPLVTGRLGPVSSDVPTVVVSEALARRFWPDGSALDGGIALRDRRYSVVGVVGDLRDRDLREVSEGAYYVPIDLARDGPPRRMHLVVRTVGNAADGEALLRAAVAELDPELPVSEVSTMDGLIGRSLASERYRTIMINVFSAVALLLVAVGIFGVTLRSAVHRRRELAVRAALGATPRDLMVHSLVPTLPAAAMGMAVGLVLALAGAPLLTRFLDGLPPRDLLSYLLSATLLLSVTVVAAWLPSRKAARSTIVAALAEE